The Urbifossiella limnaea genome has a window encoding:
- a CDS encoding sugar phosphate isomerase/epimerase family protein, translating into MHPNLTRRSFLAAGSAAAAAPALVAQPAGPRFKLGLVTYNVAANWDLTTVLRVCREVGIAGVECRTTHRHGVEPALTADARRDVRRQFADSGVAFWGCGSVCEFHAADPAVVRRNVEDCKRFVELVKDLGGRGVKVRPNGVPPGGDPARTFEQIGRALTECGRAAADAGVEIWVEVHGAVTAVPRNMKAIMDACSSPAVGVTWNSNASDLDDQKAIGANFELLRPWVKSCHINDLENDRRGTYPYRDLFRRLAAMNYDRYTLIEVGRSYEVAAGVEFLKGYKKLWEELTRA; encoded by the coding sequence ATGCACCCGAACCTCACCCGGCGTTCGTTCCTCGCCGCCGGCTCCGCTGCCGCCGCCGCCCCGGCTCTCGTCGCGCAGCCCGCCGGGCCTCGCTTCAAGCTCGGCCTGGTCACCTACAACGTCGCGGCGAACTGGGACCTGACGACCGTGCTCCGCGTGTGCCGTGAGGTCGGCATCGCCGGCGTCGAGTGCCGCACCACACACCGACACGGCGTCGAGCCCGCCTTGACAGCCGACGCCCGCCGCGACGTGCGGCGGCAGTTCGCCGACAGCGGCGTCGCCTTCTGGGGGTGCGGCAGCGTGTGCGAGTTCCACGCCGCGGACCCGGCCGTGGTGCGGCGGAACGTCGAGGATTGCAAGCGGTTCGTCGAGTTGGTAAAGGATTTGGGCGGCCGCGGCGTGAAGGTCCGCCCGAACGGCGTCCCGCCCGGCGGCGACCCGGCCCGCACGTTCGAGCAGATCGGCCGGGCGCTTACCGAGTGCGGCCGGGCCGCGGCCGACGCCGGCGTCGAAATTTGGGTGGAGGTGCACGGCGCGGTGACGGCGGTGCCGCGGAACATGAAGGCGATCATGGACGCGTGCAGCAGCCCGGCGGTCGGCGTGACGTGGAACTCGAACGCCTCCGACCTGGACGACCAGAAGGCGATCGGGGCGAACTTCGAGCTGCTACGGCCGTGGGTGAAGTCGTGCCACATCAACGACCTGGAGAACGACCGCCGCGGCACCTACCCGTACCGCGACCTGTTCCGCCGGCTTGCCGCGATGAACTACGACCGGTACACGCTGATCGAGGTCGGCCGCAGCTACGAGGTTGCCGCGGGGGTGGAGTTTCTGAAGGGCTACAAGAAGCTGTGGGAGGAGCTGACGCGGGCGTGA
- a CDS encoding undecaprenyl-phosphate glucose phosphotransferase, giving the protein MTNRTSQPLVAWFVLGDLALTATAWLVAYFVRFRTDLIPILHPVPEFGQYVANLPLVALIAVVSYRLTGMYEVHRMRRFREELVAVARGVGLMALAVMATSFVRHAQYESRAVMVLFATGGFFAIVGLRRASWQVVRGLRRRGLNQSHALIVGTGRLARRTSRTLRHLNWTGIRTVGHVEDDPGRIPTDLPVVGRIEELPELVQKHHIEHVFIALPLNRYPDARRVFAALSETVVDVRLIADVPALAGFGLTTTSLHGMTVIGLRESPHHGLNVVVKRVMDVVLATTALIVLAPFLALVALLVKATSPGPVLYRQERCGLNGRSFHMLKFRSMRVDAEAGGAQMTGTNDPRKTRLGSILRATNIDELPQLFNVLMGDMSLVGPRPERPVFVSKFRKSIPNYMARHAVKAGMTGWAQVNGWRGNSSLRKRVQFDLYYITHWNPLFDVRIMFLTVWRMVFAKQKHAY; this is encoded by the coding sequence ATGACTAACCGCACCAGTCAGCCGCTCGTTGCGTGGTTCGTGCTCGGCGACCTGGCCCTGACCGCCACCGCCTGGCTCGTCGCCTACTTCGTCCGCTTCCGCACCGACCTCATTCCGATCCTTCACCCCGTGCCCGAGTTCGGGCAGTACGTTGCCAACCTGCCGCTCGTCGCACTCATCGCGGTCGTCAGCTATCGCCTCACGGGGATGTACGAAGTCCACCGCATGCGCCGCTTCCGCGAGGAGCTCGTGGCGGTGGCCCGCGGCGTCGGTCTGATGGCCCTGGCCGTCATGGCTACCAGTTTCGTCCGCCACGCCCAGTACGAGTCGCGGGCCGTCATGGTGCTGTTCGCCACCGGCGGCTTCTTCGCCATTGTGGGGTTGCGGCGGGCGTCGTGGCAGGTCGTGCGCGGGCTCCGGCGGCGCGGCTTGAACCAGAGTCACGCACTCATCGTGGGCACGGGCCGGCTGGCGCGCCGCACGTCGCGGACGCTGCGGCACCTGAACTGGACCGGCATCCGCACCGTCGGCCACGTCGAGGACGACCCCGGCCGCATCCCGACCGACCTCCCCGTCGTCGGGCGGATCGAGGAGCTGCCGGAGTTGGTGCAAAAGCACCACATCGAGCACGTGTTCATCGCGCTGCCGCTGAACCGCTACCCCGACGCCCGCCGCGTGTTCGCCGCCCTGTCCGAGACCGTCGTGGACGTGCGGCTCATCGCCGACGTGCCGGCCCTGGCCGGGTTCGGACTGACGACCACAAGCCTGCACGGGATGACGGTGATCGGCCTCCGCGAGAGCCCGCACCACGGCCTGAACGTCGTGGTGAAGCGCGTCATGGACGTGGTGTTAGCGACGACGGCACTGATCGTGCTCGCCCCGTTCCTGGCCCTGGTCGCGCTCCTCGTGAAGGCGACGAGCCCGGGCCCGGTGCTATACCGGCAGGAGCGCTGCGGGCTGAACGGGCGGTCGTTCCACATGCTGAAGTTCCGCAGCATGCGCGTCGACGCCGAGGCCGGCGGCGCGCAAATGACCGGTACGAACGACCCGCGCAAGACGCGCCTCGGCAGTATTCTCCGGGCGACGAACATCGACGAGCTACCGCAGCTGTTCAACGTGTTGATGGGCGACATGAGCCTGGTTGGGCCGCGGCCGGAACGGCCGGTGTTCGTGAGCAAGTTCCGGAAGTCGATTCCGAACTACATGGCCCGCCACGCGGTGAAGGCCGGTATGACCGGGTGGGCCCAGGTGAACGGCTGGCGCGGCAACTCGTCGCTCCGCAAGCGGGTGCAGTTCGACCTGTACTACATCACCCACTGGAACCCGCTGTTCGACGTGCGGATCATGTTCCTGACGGTGTGGCGGATGGTGTTCGCCAAGCAGAAGCACGCCTACTGA
- a CDS encoding peptidylprolyl isomerase, with protein sequence MLRRLFRAPSPSRNTRCGLTGFEALEAREVPAVTLGTISQPQIPNDVPVFLPVNVTSVPAGAVTTTVSTDNASVQAAVLTGGRSVRFDVSGVDSTGAPFSGSVTIRLFEDVAPLLTQRVIDLINSGYYNGKIFHRVTDLLGAGGDNVIIQGGSPNGDGSGGSALPDLRDEYRADVRFVSNGLVAAANAGDDGNDAQFFFTDLNRPLSDQIQFLNFNHTIFGIVTDGFDTLLKMRDTPKSGSTPTTNLTINSAAVFTDTKNAVIKLTPTAGFTGTANVTVTANDGTSPTQQTFAVQGVPNPVTTTKPFITTPIPDQTTTAGTPVSFTVPVTIVSGVPTTIAVRSLAFTGTTNTIPNATVTVDSATGKVTITPNAGFTGTIEFKVGVRATSQPDNAGGTDPYANYDTQVVRLTVTAAPTTPTDPTDPTGPFTVTGSAAGTPGTVTVRNSDGSVRYSTTVFDGFTGGVRVATGDVNGDGVEDVVAVPAFGGASMIVVLNSQTGALIRTATVFENSFRGGLYVQVGDAQNLGYDQVIVGAGDSGGPRVTLLDFKRGVELLNFFAGDDNLRGGVDVELGDVFAGRGQMIVTSMGPGAGPEVSIYNAGTAAFVGKFLAGDATDRKGILVDVGDRPSSTAARPILVTPFGSPEGTPGAPFDPSKFIDPSKPASTASSGSNGIDINSLFNV encoded by the coding sequence GTGCTCCGCCGCTTGTTCCGCGCCCCGTCTCCGTCCCGTAACACCCGCTGCGGCCTCACCGGCTTCGAGGCGCTCGAGGCGCGTGAAGTGCCGGCCGTGACGCTCGGCACGATCTCACAGCCGCAGATCCCGAACGACGTGCCGGTCTTCCTGCCGGTGAACGTCACCAGCGTCCCTGCCGGGGCGGTGACAACCACCGTCTCCACCGACAACGCCAGCGTGCAGGCCGCCGTGCTGACCGGCGGCCGCAGCGTCCGGTTCGACGTCTCGGGCGTGGACTCGACCGGCGCGCCGTTCAGCGGCAGCGTCACGATCCGCCTGTTCGAGGACGTGGCCCCGCTGCTGACCCAGCGGGTCATCGACCTGATTAACTCGGGCTACTACAACGGCAAGATTTTCCACCGCGTCACCGACCTGCTCGGCGCCGGCGGCGACAACGTGATCATCCAGGGCGGCTCGCCGAACGGCGACGGCTCGGGCGGCTCGGCGCTGCCGGACCTGCGCGACGAGTACCGGGCGGACGTGCGGTTCGTCAGCAACGGCCTCGTGGCCGCGGCGAACGCCGGCGACGACGGCAACGACGCGCAGTTCTTCTTCACTGACCTGAACCGCCCGCTGTCGGACCAGATTCAGTTCCTGAACTTCAACCACACCATCTTCGGCATCGTCACCGACGGGTTCGACACGCTGCTGAAGATGCGGGACACGCCGAAGAGCGGCAGCACGCCCACGACGAACCTCACGATCAACTCGGCCGCGGTGTTCACCGACACCAAGAACGCCGTCATCAAGCTGACGCCGACGGCCGGGTTCACCGGCACGGCGAACGTGACCGTGACCGCGAACGACGGCACCAGCCCGACGCAGCAGACGTTCGCGGTGCAGGGCGTGCCCAACCCGGTGACGACGACCAAGCCGTTCATCACCACCCCGATTCCGGACCAGACGACGACCGCCGGCACGCCCGTGTCGTTCACCGTTCCGGTGACGATCGTGAGCGGGGTGCCCACGACGATCGCGGTGCGGTCGCTGGCCTTCACCGGCACCACGAACACGATCCCCAACGCCACGGTGACGGTGGACAGCGCCACCGGCAAGGTGACGATCACGCCGAACGCCGGGTTCACCGGGACGATCGAGTTCAAGGTCGGCGTCCGCGCCACCAGCCAGCCGGACAACGCCGGCGGCACCGACCCCTACGCCAACTACGACACGCAGGTGGTGCGGCTGACGGTGACGGCGGCCCCGACCACGCCGACGGACCCGACCGACCCGACGGGGCCGTTTACGGTGACCGGCTCGGCGGCGGGCACGCCCGGGACCGTAACGGTGCGGAACAGCGACGGCTCGGTGCGGTACAGCACCACGGTGTTCGACGGGTTCACCGGCGGCGTGCGCGTGGCGACCGGCGACGTGAACGGCGACGGCGTCGAGGACGTGGTGGCCGTGCCGGCGTTCGGCGGGGCCAGCATGATCGTGGTGCTGAACTCTCAGACCGGGGCGCTGATCCGCACGGCGACGGTGTTCGAGAACAGCTTCCGCGGCGGGTTGTACGTGCAGGTCGGCGACGCCCAGAACCTGGGGTACGACCAGGTCATCGTCGGCGCCGGCGACTCGGGCGGCCCGCGGGTGACGCTGCTGGACTTCAAGCGCGGCGTGGAACTGCTGAACTTCTTCGCCGGCGACGACAACCTGCGCGGCGGCGTGGACGTGGAACTGGGCGACGTTTTCGCCGGCCGCGGGCAGATGATCGTGACCTCGATGGGGCCGGGCGCCGGTCCGGAGGTGTCGATCTACAACGCGGGCACGGCGGCGTTCGTTGGCAAGTTCCTGGCCGGCGACGCGACCGACCGCAAGGGGATTCTCGTGGACGTGGGCGATCGCCCGAGTTCCACCGCGGCTCGGCCGATTCTCGTGACGCCGTTCGGGTCACCGGAGGGCACGCCGGGCGCGCCGTTCGACCCGTCGAAGTTTATCGACCCGTCGAAGCCGGCATCGACCGCGTCGTCCGGCAGCAACGGCATCGACATCAACTCGCTCTTCAACGTCTGA